Within Microterricola gilva, the genomic segment CACGCGGCCCGGTGCTGGAGCAGCACTCCCCTGGCCTCATCGCAAACGAGCAGCCCGGCCGCTCCGAACCGACCCCAGAACTTGCTGCCGTCCTGCCCGAACACCCACGCGTCCCCGCTGTCGCGCGGCGCGGCTGGCAGCGTCGGCACGCTCATGCGACCGCTTCCACGGAGGCCGCGCCGAGCGGCTCCGCTCCGGCGCGCTGCGCGTTCTTCCGCGGCTTCGGGAAGGCCTCTCGCATGTGATCGCTGTCCAACACGTCGGAGACGCCGATGAGGATCAGGCTGAAGATGATCTGCTCCGTCACCATCCAGAGCGGGTAGAGGCCGGGGATCGCCGCAATCACGAGCGTGACCACCGGAAAGATCTTGCTGAACAGCCGGAGCCGCGAGTAGGCCCAGTAGAAGCCGCGCTGAGCCCGCCAGGCGAAGTAGAACAGCGTCACCGTCATGGCGAGCACGACGAGCGAGCGCATCCACACGGCGAACGGGATCTCGACACCATCGAGCCAGAGCGCGGCGGCGACGACGACGGCCGCGCTGCCGATCAACAGCTCGGCGGCCAGGAGCCACGTGATCCAGACGAAGCTGCGGCGGGTGCGCGGGTGCTGCCTCATGTCTTCTGGGATGGTGATCCCCGCCGTGCGTCCGCCGGCGATGCGGTCGAGCGTGAGAAAGAGTGGTTCAAGGGTCATGCGTGCCTCCAGCTCAAGGCTACGCTCCCCTAGGCTCGAGTCATGGCACAGGATGGCACGACGCGCGTCGACAGTTGGCTCTGGGCCGTCCGCCTCTTCAAGACGCGCTCCGCGGCCACCGCGGCCTGCCGATCAGGCCACGTGCGGGTGAACGGTGAACGTGTCAAGGCGGCGCAGGGGGTGCGCATCGGAGACGAGATCCGCATCCGCATCTCCGGCTTCGACCGGATCGTGGTCGCTCGCCGCCTGCTCGTCAAACGGGTCGGTGCGGATGTGGCCGCAGAGTGTTACACCGACAACACCCCGCCTCCGCCGCCGAAGTCCGAGATGGCACTCCTGCCCGTCCGTGATCGCGGAGCCGGCCGCCCGACGAAGCGGGATCGCCGCGAGATCGAACGGTTGCGGGGCGAACGGGAGTAGCGCCCCATTTGCATGTCGCGGCGGGCATACGCACGGCCGTACAGTTCAGTTATGGCCACACGCAGGATCGAACCCGTCTACTCGACCATGATCGCCATCGGCCGTGGACTCTTCGGCGCATTGCGCCTGCGGCGGTCCGTCGCCGGCATCGAGAACATCCCGCGCGACGGGGGCGCGGTCCTCGCCATCACGCACTTCGGCTACCTCGATTTCGCGCTGACCGAGTGGATTGTCTACCTCGGCACGCGACGGCACGTGCGCTTCATGGCCAAGGAGAGCGCATTCGCCAACCCGCTCGTCGGCTGGCTGCTGCGCGGCATGCACCACATCCCCGTGAACATGAAAGCCGGGCATGCAGCGTTCGACAATGCCGTCGCCGCGCTGAAGTCCGGTGAGCTCGTCGGGGTCTTCCCCGAGGCCGGGGTGAACGCATCCTTCACCGTGCGCGAGCTGAAGAGCGGAGCAATGCGCATGGCCCAGAAAGCCGGAGTGCCGGTGATCCCCGTCGCGGTGTGGGGCGGACACCGTCTGCTGACGAAGAATCACAAGCCGACACTGCGCGAGGCGTACAAGGTACCGATCTCGGTAGCGATCGCCGACGCGATCACGGTTTCGCCGACGGACGAGCCACACGAACTCACCACGCGGCTGCGGCAGACGCTGCAGAGCATGGTCGACACGTTGCAGACCGGCTACCCCGTCGATGGCACCGGCGCCTGGTGGCAGCCGCGGCACCTCGGCGGAACCGCCCCGACTCCGGAGGAGGCCGCAGCGGCCGACGCTGCGCGTGACCGCCGGCGCGAGGCCGAGGCGGCCGAGCGCGCGGCCGAGAAGCACAAGCC encodes:
- a CDS encoding RNA-binding S4 domain-containing protein, with amino-acid sequence MAQDGTTRVDSWLWAVRLFKTRSAATAACRSGHVRVNGERVKAAQGVRIGDEIRIRISGFDRIVVARRLLVKRVGADVAAECYTDNTPPPPPKSEMALLPVRDRGAGRPTKRDRREIERLRGERE
- a CDS encoding lysophospholipid acyltransferase family protein, which encodes MATRRIEPVYSTMIAIGRGLFGALRLRRSVAGIENIPRDGGAVLAITHFGYLDFALTEWIVYLGTRRHVRFMAKESAFANPLVGWLLRGMHHIPVNMKAGHAAFDNAVAALKSGELVGVFPEAGVNASFTVRELKSGAMRMAQKAGVPVIPVAVWGGHRLLTKNHKPTLREAYKVPISVAIADAITVSPTDEPHELTTRLRQTLQSMVDTLQTGYPVDGTGAWWQPRHLGGTAPTPEEAAAADAARDRRREAEAAERAAEKHKPNS